The following are from one region of the Osmia bicornis bicornis chromosome 8, iOsmBic2.1, whole genome shotgun sequence genome:
- the LOC114879931 gene encoding aryl hydrocarbon receptor nuclear translocator homolog isoform X5, which translates to MGSVWARERALPITYPPQPRWAINWLHHPLRHHRRAARPPEVSFCLTGPTYRPIICSRPTRTRNNPKDGDPTRMILTGVNIEGWRTRMYRTKKDLRGTGNTSPDGAYKPSFLTDQELKHLILEAADGFLFVVNCDTGRIMYVSDSVAPVLNYTQNDWYGTSLYSQVHPDDTEKVREQLSGGEPQNGGRVLDLKTGTVKKEGQSSMRLCMGSRRGFICRMKVGNLQTTGDMAAAHGLHRMKQRNSLGPPARDGQNYAVVHCTGYIKSWPPKDDREPAIVQVGPDGVVSEDNVSAHYCLVAIGRLQVTSTPNSSDLAGSNSNNEFISRHSAEGKFTFVDQRVGGILGYTPSELLGHPCYEFFHPEDLTHMRESFEQVLKLKGQVVSVMYRFRAKNRDWVWLRTSAFAFLNPFNDDVEYIVCTNTHAKSFHPGSDGQTENEAVPAYGQPGLDYSLQRHPARDPLYSGHHMMQHPATVATAGPQQPRPSSTQNVYQGYETTQSPIAYGSPGQQSASSSVLSRIQKPANTSPTPVQQAWAIGRQQPVTEGYQYNQLSPSRSPNGPTYTQLSSGARTPATQYHAVTTVPNNPGMWGWQSQQHQAPQQDGGQSNPQVAAQAQPPHASQGGPGTQPQELSDMLQMLQDQGGASGFEELNMFNTNFE; encoded by the exons ATGGGGTCGGTTTGGGCCCGGGAGCGGGCCCTTCCCATTACATACCCTCCGCAGCCTCGGTGGGCTATCAATTGGCTCCACCACCCCCTCCGCCACCACCGCCGAGCTGCCCGTCCGCCGGAAGTCAGCTTCTGTCTTACGGGCCCAACCTATCGCCCCATCATATGCAGCCGACCCACACGGACGCGCAACAATCCAAAAGACGGAG ATCCGACGAGGATGATCCTAACGGGTGTAAATATAGAAGGCTGGAGGACGAGAATGTACAGGACAAAGAAAGATTTGCGAG GTACCGGAAACACGAGCCCGGACGGCGCCTACAAACCATCGTTCCTCACCGACCAAGAGTTGAAACACCTTATCCTGGAGGCAGCCGACGGATTCCTGTTCGTCGTCAACTGCGACACCGGAAGGATCATGTACGTGTCCGACTCCGTCGCGCCGGTTCTGAATTACACTCAGAACGATTGGTACGGCACCAGCTTGTACTCGCAGGTTCATCCGGATGACACTGAAAAAGTGAGGGAACAGTTGAGCGGCGGTGAGCCACAAAACGGTGGCAGAGTGCTGGACCTGAAGACGGGGACCGTGAAGAAAGAAGGCCAGT CGTCGATGAGACTGTGCATGGGCTCGAGAAGAGGCTTCATCTGTCGCATGAAGGTCGGCAATCTCCAAACGACGGGGGACATGGCTGCTGCCCATGGACTCCACCGTATGAAACAGAGAAACTCGTTGGGACCACCGGCCAGGGACGGTCAGAATTACGCCGTGGTTCATTGTACAGGGTATATCAAGAGTTGGCCCCCGAAAG ATGACAGAGAGCCTGCCATTGTTCAAGTGGGACCAGATGGTGTGGTCTCAGAGGATAACGTCAGCGCTCATTACTGCCTGGTTGCGATCGGGCGATTACAGGTCACTAGCACACCAAATAGTAGCGATTTAGCAGGTTCCAATAGCAATAATG AATTTATTTCACGTCATTCTGCAGAAGGTAAATTTACCTTCGTGGACCAAAGAGTGGGCGGAATTCTAGGGTACACGCCTTCCGAACTCTTAGGTCACCCGTGCTACGAATTCTTTCACCCAGAGGATTTGACGCACATGCGAGAAAGTTTCGAGCAAG TGCTGAAGCTGAAAGGACAAGTTGTGTCTGTGATGTACAGATTTCGAGCCAAAAATCGCGACTGGGTGTGGTTAAGGACGTCCGCATTTGCATTCTTAAACCCCTTCAACGACGACGTTGAATACATCGTCTGCACGAACACACATGCCAA GTCATTCCATCCTGGTAGCGATGGTCAGACAGAAAATGAAGCTGTACCTGCTTATGGACAACCTGGTTTAGATTATTCTCTTCAAAGACATCCTGCCAGGGATCCTCTATATTCTGGGCACCACATGATGCAGCACCCGGCAACTGTTGCTACAGCTG GTCCTCAACAACCTAGGCCGTCTAGTACACAAAATGTCTATCAAGGGTACGAGACGACGCAATCGCCGATAGCTTATGGCTCGCCCGGACAGCAAAGCGCATCCTCTTCAGTTTTAAGTAGAATTCAAAAACCAGCTAACACCTCTCCAACCCCTGTACAGCAGGCGTGGGCCATTGGAAGACAG CAACCAGTAACAGAAGGGTATCAGTACAATCAATTAAGTCCATCGAGGTCACCGAACGGACCAACATATACTCAATTAAGTAGCGGTGCTAGGACACCAGCTACCCAGTACCACGCAGTCACAACAGTACCTAATAATCCTG GCATGTGGGGATGGCAAAGTCAGCAACATCAAGCACCTCAACAAGACGGTGGACAATCGAATCCTCAAGTTGCTGCACAGGCCCAACCACCTCATGCTTCTCAAGGTGGACCTGGCACTCAACCCCAAGAATTGTCAGATATGTTACAGATGCTGCAAGATCAAGGTGGTGCATCTGGTTTTGAAGAATTAAATATGTTCAATACTAATTTTGAGTAG